One Desulfonatronovibrio magnus genomic window, TGCAGCGCATCATCAATTCCGGTGGCCGGATAGACCGGGAAATGGCCACAGGTCGTGGTCGCATTGATGTGTGCATCCATTATGAAAATCAGCGTTACCCCTTAGAAATCAAAATCCGAAAAGACGCCAAGACCCTGAAAGAAGGCCAAAAACAACTAACCCGCTACATGGAAACCCTGGGCTGCCACGAGGGCTGGCTAGTTATCTTTGACCGGCGCGTAAAGCCCTCCTGGAAAAGCAGACTGTTCTGGAAAACCATCAAGGCTGATCAGCACACGATTCACGCCGTGGGGTGCTGAAGTTTTGTAACTGCTCAGCTTACCGGAGCATGCCTGTGGCTGAGATTTCGATAATAATTAAATAATTAATCAGCCACCCGCTGCGCTCGACGTATAGGCATTTAAGGCAGATTGAATATTTTCCTCCTGGCGGCTTGTCAGGAGGAAAGAATGCTAATGTCTGAGGGCGAGATAGAGTGCTGATCTGCAGGTGCAGGCATCTTTTCTATGGGCCGGTCGCTTGCGGAAAATAATCGAGTGTCTGTCTTTTAAGTAACTTCTTCTTCTAAGTAACTAAAACCAAATTAGTAATAAATTCAAAGCATTATGCTTTTACCATAAAGATTGCTTCGGTCGCTTAGGTTCCCTCGTGGGTGACAGGTTTTCAGCAACTACATCCCTGACAGCTCAGGTGTCATTGCGAGCGAGTCTTCGAGCGCAGCAATCTCAAACGTGTTGAGGCTAATTTTTTAGTTACTCACAAGTTCGGTCCCGGTCCCCCCGGGTGAGGAGCTTACAAGTTAGAGGCACTTGCAGGAGTCTGGCCTGAACATGGAACGTGGCATTATGATCTGCCTTCCGATGACTGGCAGTGGTTGACTGCAGCAGCAGATCAGATAGCCATTGGTGATATTGATGGCAACAGCCAGGGTGATTTGATTGGTGTCTGGGAAAGCGGTACATGGATTAAATCATCAGCAATCGGCCAGTGGTCGCTCCTGACCCGTTACTCTCCAGCGAGCAGTTTGGCTGCAGGTGATCTGCATGGCAACAGCCGCGATGATATTCTGGGCAGTTGGTCCAGCGGTGTGTGGTCCTGGAGCAGTTTTGTAGAAGACTGGAACCTGGTGACTTCTTATCCAGCACAATTGCTGACAACGAGCAGGTATAATCATGGTACAGGTGATGCGCTGGCAGGAGTCTGGGATTCAGGCCTGTGGCTGTGGGAGGGAGATGAATGGAACCTTCTGACGGAAATCCGGCCCTCTGCAATAGCCCTTGGAGATCTGACAGGTGATGGTCGGGCTGAAGTGATTGGCAGCTGGTCCAGTGGCGTGTGGTACTGGAACAGTTCAGATGAACAATGGACTCGG contains:
- a CDS encoding VCBS repeat-containing protein; its protein translation is MTAAADQIAIGDIDGNSQGDLIGVWESGTWIKSSAIGQWSLLTRYSPASSLAAGDLHGNSRDDILGSWSSGVWSWSSFVEDWNLVTSYPAQLLTTSRYNHGTGDALAGVWDSGLWLWEGDEWNLLTEIRPSAIALGDLTGDGRAEVIGSWSSGVWYWNSSDEQWTRITHHPSSLLTAGDLTGNGRDEVAGVWDSGIWFYRLPEVLWEHVTEAVPTAVTSGRISSDLADQGQAYEALFISDEIISAP